The Gillisia sp. Hel_I_86 genome has a segment encoding these proteins:
- a CDS encoding bifunctional alpha,alpha-trehalose-phosphate synthase (UDP-forming)/trehalose-phosphatase, which produces MGKTIIISNRLPLQVSIKKGKLNVTPSVGGLATGLKSFHRDGDSVWIGWSGLTIEELPENLISEVSQKAKDQACIAINFTEKEIEGFYYGFSNRSIWPLFHYFMEFTEWETWHWETYKSVNQKYADAILENYKDGDIIWVHDYQLLLVPNMVREQSPNATIGFFNHIPFPSYEVFRTMPWREEILNGLLGADLIGFHTYDYERHFLSSVSRILRHPVHFNEVSLPARMVKVDSFPMGIDYTKFEQAALNHFENSLENQSDLQRRLNHHRKEVPGAKLILSIDRLDYTKGIAHRIRAFEYFLEKYPQYIEKTRLVMLAVPSRSEVPQYQLLKKEIDALVGRINGKFATVSWTPIWYFYRSMPFNNLIDLYASCDIALLTPIRDGMNLVAKEYIASRKDQTGVLILSEMAGAAQEMNEAILINPNNFEQVADAIKQAIEMPAEQQIKRNKILQKRLKRYDVEKWANDFMKALSKTQENRQSNKATLITADIKENIYADFKKSKNRVLFLDYDGTLVNFVDNPEDAKPDEGLITLISQLADLENITVVLISGRDKETLGTWWKEFNVELIAEHGVWALKSTKEWKLNENVRNDWMESIRPVIEAFVDRTPGSFIEEKNYSLAWHYRKTDPDLGEKRANELSNVLKDLISNHGLSVLDGNKVLEIKSSGVNKGKAATKFLLKKESDFIFAIGDDWTDEYLFQELPPTAVTVKVGLKNTSANYYVNNTKKVRELLQGFLQI; this is translated from the coding sequence ATGGGTAAAACAATCATTATTTCCAATAGGCTACCGCTTCAAGTTTCAATCAAAAAAGGCAAATTAAACGTCACCCCTAGTGTGGGAGGTTTAGCTACAGGTTTAAAATCTTTTCATAGGGATGGAGATAGTGTTTGGATTGGATGGAGCGGTTTGACTATAGAAGAGCTTCCTGAAAATTTGATAAGTGAAGTTTCTCAAAAAGCAAAAGATCAGGCCTGTATTGCAATAAATTTTACTGAAAAAGAAATAGAAGGTTTTTATTATGGCTTTAGCAATAGAAGTATCTGGCCTCTCTTTCATTATTTTATGGAATTCACAGAATGGGAAACCTGGCATTGGGAAACCTATAAAAGTGTAAATCAGAAATATGCTGATGCAATTTTGGAAAATTACAAGGATGGTGATATAATTTGGGTTCATGATTATCAACTTCTTTTAGTTCCAAATATGGTACGGGAACAATCTCCCAATGCTACCATTGGTTTCTTTAATCATATTCCTTTTCCTTCCTATGAAGTCTTCAGGACCATGCCGTGGAGAGAAGAAATTCTTAATGGTCTCCTAGGCGCAGACCTTATTGGTTTTCACACCTACGATTATGAAAGGCATTTTTTGAGCTCGGTGAGCCGTATTCTCAGGCATCCGGTACACTTTAATGAAGTAAGCCTACCAGCGAGAATGGTAAAAGTGGATTCTTTTCCTATGGGAATAGATTATACCAAATTTGAGCAGGCTGCGCTAAACCATTTTGAGAATAGCTTAGAAAACCAATCAGATTTACAACGCAGACTGAATCACCATAGAAAAGAAGTACCCGGGGCAAAATTAATCCTGAGTATAGATCGGTTGGATTACACAAAAGGAATTGCTCATAGAATAAGAGCTTTTGAATATTTCTTGGAAAAATACCCCCAATATATAGAAAAAACACGCTTGGTGATGCTAGCAGTTCCCTCTAGATCTGAAGTGCCACAATATCAATTATTGAAAAAGGAAATTGATGCATTGGTAGGAAGGATAAATGGAAAATTCGCAACGGTAAGTTGGACACCTATTTGGTATTTCTACAGATCTATGCCATTTAACAACTTAATAGACCTTTATGCTTCATGCGATATAGCACTTCTAACCCCCATAAGAGACGGAATGAACCTTGTTGCAAAAGAATATATTGCAAGTAGGAAAGATCAAACAGGAGTGCTTATATTAAGTGAAATGGCAGGTGCAGCACAGGAAATGAACGAAGCTATTTTAATTAATCCCAATAACTTTGAGCAGGTGGCTGATGCTATCAAACAGGCTATAGAAATGCCCGCAGAACAGCAAATTAAAAGGAACAAAATCCTTCAAAAGCGATTGAAACGTTATGATGTGGAGAAATGGGCCAACGACTTCATGAAGGCTTTATCCAAAACCCAAGAGAACAGGCAAAGCAACAAAGCGACACTTATAACTGCGGACATTAAAGAAAACATATATGCCGATTTCAAAAAATCTAAAAATCGGGTATTATTTTTGGACTATGATGGAACCCTTGTAAATTTTGTGGATAATCCGGAAGATGCAAAACCCGATGAAGGCCTTATCACACTAATAAGCCAACTAGCGGATTTGGAAAATATTACCGTTGTACTAATTAGCGGAAGGGATAAAGAAACCCTAGGTACTTGGTGGAAGGAATTTAATGTGGAGCTAATCGCAGAGCATGGGGTTTGGGCTTTAAAATCCACTAAAGAATGGAAACTAAATGAAAATGTAAGAAATGACTGGATGGAATCAATTCGTCCCGTAATAGAAGCTTTTGTAGATAGGACCCCAGGAAGTTTTATTGAAGAAAAAAATTATTCCCTAGCCTGGCACTATAGGAAAACGGATCCCGATCTAGGAGAAAAACGAGCCAATGAACTTTCCAATGTATTAAAAGATTTAATTTCCAATCATGGATTGAGCGTATTGGACGGAAATAAAGTGCTGGAAATAAAAAGTAGCGGAGTTAATAAAGGAAAAGCTGCCACAAAATTTCTGCTAAAAAAAGAGAGTGATTTTATATTTGCAATTGGGGACGACTGGACAGATGAGTATCTATTTCAGGAATTACCACCCACTGCAGTGACTGTAAAAGTAGGTTTAAAGAATACCAGTGCAAATTATTATGTGAATAACACCAAAAAAGTAAGAGAGTTGTTGCAAGGATTTCTACAAATATAA
- a CDS encoding YtxH domain-containing protein, translated as MKVGKLITGLVSGAAVGAAIGLLFAPKKGADTRKSITETGDSYIKDAKGKFNEMAGNLNQKVDAIKERSKAKTSNSKVEEKYHDTKADIHDMRAS; from the coding sequence ATGAAAGTAGGAAAGTTAATTACAGGATTGGTATCAGGAGCAGCCGTTGGAGCAGCAATTGGATTGTTATTTGCACCAAAAAAAGGAGCAGATACTCGTAAGTCAATTACTGAAACTGGAGATAGCTATATAAAAGATGCTAAAGGAAAGTTCAATGAGATGGCAGGTAATCTTAACCAAAAGGTTGATGCAATCAAAGAAAGGTCTAAAGCTAAAACAAGTAATTCCAAAGTAGAAGAAAAATATCATGATACTAAAGCAGATATTCATGACATGAGGGCTAGCTAG